The sequence CAAAATTTTCCTTTTGTAGAAAAGGTTTTTGTTTTTACTATTTTCTATGGAGTTGCTTGGTTTACGCCTTTTTTATTATACAAAATATTCGCTCCTAATCCACCAAAACTACCAACCAAACAGTTTTGGTGGATTAGTTTTTTCGCGCTTTTTTTACTGGCTGTTTATATCAATTCGGCCAGTTTGTACTCTTTTTTAGTAACCGAAAAAATAGACTATCATTTACAATATTTTATCTTAAAATGCTGCAATAGTGTTATTAGGCCGCTTTTTGTTGTGCCGTTAATGTTGGTTTATTGGTATTTTTTTGACCGAAAACACACCAATAGTTTTTACGGCTTTAGCACACAAAATTTTGACTGGAAACCGTATGCCATTATGCTTGGCATCATGATTCCGTTGATATTTTCTGCTTCTTTTCTTCCTGATTTTCTGAAACAATATCCGCGCTATTTGCCCAATCGCCCAGACTACAATCAAGCGGAAATTATCCTTAATTGGCCTAAAACTTATACAATAGCAGTCTATGAATTTTGCTACGGAATAAGTTTTGTTTTTATCGAATTATTTTTCAGAGGATTTCTTATTTTTTGCTTGCTAAGATACACGGGTTCTTCCGTAATTTTTGCAGCCACAAGCCTGTATATTTTTATTCATTTTGACAAGCCTTTGGGCGAAACCATTGGCTCCATGTTTGGCGGCCTGATACTGGGCGTTATCGCGAGCCGAACCCAAAATATTTGGGGCGGCATTGCCATTCATTTGGGCGTGGCGTGGCTCATGGAGCTGTTCGCGCTGCTGCAACACTACCACTATTTGTAGCAAATTGCGGCAAGAGTTGGCCGCCGCGCTGACATATATCATTCGGGTTTGTGGAAAGAAAATCGTACATTTGCGGCAGTTTTTTATTAACATAAACATCTGCTATGAAGGCAGAATCGTTAAAAAATTATGGAATCTACAAAGCCTTACAGCGTGCTGCTGTATTACTGCTATTCGCCCATCGAAGACCCCGAAGCATTTAGAGAAGAACACCATTTGTTCTGTTTGGAAAACAACATCAGAGGCCGCATCATCGTGGCCAAAGAGGGTTTGAACGGAACGGTTTCGGGCTTGGTGGCCGACTGCGAAGCCTACATGAACCATGTAAAATCTGACCCACGTTTTGCCAAAACGGATTTTAAGGTAGAAGCCCACGACAAACATGCATTTTCTAAATTGCACGTGCGCTACAAACCCGAAATCGTACACGTAGGTTTGCCAAGCATTGACCCCAACCAACGCACGGGCATTCACTTAGAACCCAAAGAGTTCAGGGCCATGAAAGACGACGAAGACGTTGTAATTTTGGACGTTCGCTCGAATTACGAACACGAATTAGGTCGTTTCAAAAATGCCGTAACCTTGAATATTGACAATTTCCGTGAGTTCCCAGACAAATTGGCGGAGTTGGAACAATACAAAGACAAAAAGATTTTGACGTACTGCACAGGCGGCATCAAATGCGAAAAAGCAAGTGCTTATTTGCTCGAAAATGGCTTTGAAAATGTGTATCAGTTGCACGGCGGCATCATCAAATACGGCATGGAAGCGGAAGGCGCAGACTTTGAAGGGAAATGTTATGTGTTTGATAATCGCATTGCTGTAGATGTAAACACTGCAAACCCGACTGTAATTTCTAAATGTTATGTTTGCGGCACGCCATCCGACCGCATGATTAACTGTGCTAACGAACATTGTAACAACCACATAGCCATGTGCGAAAAATGCGGCTGGGAAATGGAAGGTAGTTGCTCGGCAGAATGCAAATCGCAACCCGACAAACGCGTTTATGATGGCACAGGTTATTATCAAAAAAATACAAACCACTACAATCCGTACAAAGGTTTAGTGCGTCGTAAAAAAGAAGTACACGAATAATTTTTTCCTTTATTCGTTTCAACCATCACAACCTCATTTAAGTTTTTAATTGGGGTTGTGGTGGTTTTTTGTTTGTAAAATACATTCATTTTATTAGATTTAGCGACAAAACACACTATTGCAAATACATGAGGAATTTTTTTGGGCTATTAGGCTTTTGGTTAATGCTGTCTCTGGCTTGCAAAGCGCAAGACGAAAGACAATTACATTCCTATTTTCCTCACAAGCATTATACTGTAAATCAAGGGCTTGCTTCTTCTACGGTTTATTTTACGATGCAAGATTCCAAAGGCTATCTTTGGATAATGACTAGTTCGGGCGTGAATCGCTTCGACGGGCAAAATTTCGAGTATTTTTCCACAGACAATGGTCTTTCCGACAACGAAGTTTTCAAAGCCTACGAAGACACCCAAGGGCGCATTTGGTTTTTGACCTATAACGGTAAACTTTCTTATTTTTTTAACAATAAATTTTACAACGGAAACAATACGGCTTTTTTGGCTAAAGCCGAATCGCCTTCCCAATTTACCTGCATTTACGAAGACAAAAACAACGGAGATATTTGGCTCGGGACGTTCCGCAATGGCATCGTGCGCATTAGCGGCCAGCAAGTCCAGCACTACAACGTGGAAGTTGCCACGAGCAAAATGAATGTGCCGTGCTTCTTTTTTCGCGACAAACAAGGGATCATTTGCGTGCAAACCTACGCAGGTAAAATGCGATTTAGTAGTACCAACAATCTATTCCGACTTTACGGCGAACGCTACAAAGTCGGGCGCAAATATTATTCTGTACACGAAGACGAAAAAGCCTCATTTTATGCCGACTCGTTTAGTGTTCATGTAGAAATCGGGAAATACACTTACACCGTTACCGACTCAGTGCATTTTAATTTCCAAAACCTGAATTGCTTTTACATAGACCCCAGCGATAGGCTCTGGATAGGAACGTACAACGGTGTTTATGTCATCGAAAATTACCAAAAACCACGCCATGAGCAACACCGCAACCATTATCTGAAAGGTGTAGAAGTGGGTCATTTCATGCGCGACCACGAAGGGAATTTGTGGTGTAGCACCCTGAATCAAGGACTTTATTTTTTTGCCAACAAATTCGATAAAATAAATCTATACGATCAAAGCACAGGCTTGCCCAGCAGTAAAGTAACCAGTTTGGCTAGTTGTGGCGAAGGCATGGGGCTGCTCGTGGGTTTCGATAATGGGCAATTTGGGTTTTGGGAAAACAAGAACCTTTCGTTGTTCCAACTCAAAAGTCCTCGTCAAACCAACAAAATTCGCCAGTTTGTATGGGCATTCGGCAAACTTTGGATAGCCGCCGACATGGGTTTGTATTGCTGGGAAGGCGAAGACCGCCCCGCAGTACTCAAAGAAGTAAACTCAATGAAAAGCATATTGCACGACAATCAGAGTTTATATTCGGCTACGTCTATGGGTTTGTCGCAGTATCTGCCGACACCTTCGGGCAAAGATTTTAGAAATTATGTACTGACCAATTATCCTGCGGCCTATACTTTATGCAAAGGCAACAACGATACGATTTGGTTTGCAACCAGCAAAGACCTGATGTATTTTGACGAAGCCTCTGGCCAAATTGGTATGTCACCGCTGCGTTTTCAGAGCCGTATTACTTCTATTCTGTTGCTGCCAGACCGTAGTTTGCTCATCGGCACGGCGGGGCTGGGACTGTTTCAGGTACAAGGCCAACGTATTATCAAGCGGGTATCTGTCAATAACGGACTGGTAAGTAACGTGTGCAATAAATTGTATATGAAAGATGGCCGAAACATTTGGGGTTGTACCAACAACGGCCTTACGCATATACAACTTGCTGGAAAAGAATGGATTATATCGTCTATTACAATGGCAGAAGGCCTGCCTTCGAACGAAATAAATGATGTTTGTGCCGACCAACACGGTAATCTTTATGTCGCAACCAACAATGGCTTATGTCATTTCTCGGAAAGCGATTTGAAAGGACTTTTGCCTCCTCCGACGCTGCTCATCAGCCAAGTGCGTATTGACGATGTGTTGATTAAAAACCCTAAAAAAATAGCCCTTCGGACGCACGAAAACAATTTAGAGTTTTATTTTGTGGGAATCGCTTATCGGTACGCTAATTTGGTATCTTATGAATACCGTTTGAGTCGTAACGGAAAAGATGCCCCATGGATTACGACAACCAACGGGCGTTTACAACTGGCCGAACTCCCGCACGGCGATTATGTTTTGCAGGTACGTTGCAGGCGTTTTCATAGTGGCTGGAGCAATACCGAAGATGTGAAATTTAGTATTGCTGCGCCATTTTGGTTAAAATGGTGGTTTATTTCGCTGTGTAGCATTGCGTTAGGTATCCTGATTTGGCAAATTTACACCCGCCGCGTGTCCTATTTGCTTATCAGAGAGCGAGCAAAAAAAATGATACAACAGCGCAACCACCAACTAGAGCAACAAGCCTTACAGTTGGCACTCAAAAGAGATTTGCTCAAGCAGTCTAGCCAAACCATTCAGCAACTCATCAAAGACGACGAGAAAAAACAGGCCTATAACAGCCTTAATACTTTTGTGAATTGGGTGGACACGAACATCAACAATTCACAACAATCTTTCGTAACTATTGCGCAGGAAATCAGCACGATACAAGATTTTTTAGAATTAGAAAAACAGCGTCTGGGCGAGCAAATGAGCTTTCAAATCAGCATCAGCCCAAAAATTGATATGGACAAAATGCGGATTCCGCCGCTTATTTTGGAGTCTTACGTGGACAACGCCATACAACATGGTTTGGCTCACAAAGAAAAACGCGGTCGTATCAACATCGTACTGGAACGAATTTCAGAAAATTATTTGCAAATTATTATACAAGACAATGGCATCGGGCTGGAGGCTTCGCGCGAGTTATACAGGGCGCAAGGTCGCCTTCACAAAGATACTGGCCTGATTGTCAGCCGTGAACGAATCGAACAAATCCGCGATACAGAAGGCCGACACGGTAGTGTTTCGATCGAAGAACTTAAAGCTCCAGACAATAGTGTTATGGGTACGGTTGTCGTCATACAGTTGCCCGTGCGCCCCATCGCGCTCTAATTTTTCTGAAAATATGGGCATCCAACGCAATGATATTTTTTTCACTTTGGGACTAATCACAGCCCTTTGGTTTGCCCTTACGTCTTACATTTGGGCGTATTGGGCGGCAGTGGTTATCTCCTACCCTTTCGGAATTATCAGTTATTTTTTATGGCAAAAAATTCGGCACGAAAACCGTCAGCGTACCCTCATTATTCCCATCATTTTGGGCATTGGTTTGTTTGCGTCGGTGGCAATGCTGCTGGGTTTATTGATTTTGGGTTAAAGTAATTATGAACTTTTCTGGCAGCCAGTTGTTTTGGGCAAATCAGACACAATAAACCCAAAATGAAATTAATCTTCCGACGTATCATGTTTATAACCCTTGCTATTGTAGCAGTATTGGCACTGGCCGTATTTATATTTTTGCAACAGCCGCTTTTCGGCAAAGCTCCCGCTGACCAACGCCTTGAGCGAATGAAAAAATCCCCACATTACCGCGATGGCGCATTTGACAACCTCATGCCCACACCCCAACTGACCGAAGGCTATTCCATGCCCAAAATTCTTTTCGATTTTTTCTTCAATAAAAGTAAAACAGGCCGACCGCCGCGCCCTTTGCCGAGCGTCAAAACAGATTTGAAGCAGTTGCCGCCCAACGAAAACGTATTTGTTTGGTTCGGGCATTCCTCATACTACATGCAAGTGGACGGCCTCAAATTTCTGATTGACCCTGTTTTTAGCAATAATGCTTCGCCGATTGCTAGTTCTAACACTGCTTTTGAAGGCACAAATATTTACAGCGTAGCCGATTTGCCCGAAATAGATTATTTACTCATTTCCCACGACCACTACGACCACCTAGACTACGCCACCATCAAGGAACTGAAAGGAAAAGTAAAGAAAATTGTGTGCGGTTTGGGCGTAGGCGAGCATTTGGAATATTGGGGTTATGCGCCCGAATCCATCACGGAATTGGATTGGGACGAAACCGTAAACATTGACAATCAGTTAAAAATTCATGCACTGCCAGCCCGCCATTTTTCGGGTAGAACTTTCAAACGAAACAATACGCTTTGGATA is a genomic window of Flexibacter flexilis DSM 6793 containing:
- a CDS encoding CPBP family intramembrane glutamic endopeptidase, whose amino-acid sequence is MYKIIAYLKDFIKEHNSVKFWIAWFVFNAICIGINYGYRFKDKYIDAQNFPFVEKVFVFTIFYGVAWFTPFLLYKIFAPNPPKLPTKQFWWISFFALFLLAVYINSASLYSFLVTEKIDYHLQYFILKCCNSVIRPLFVVPLMLVYWYFFDRKHTNSFYGFSTQNFDWKPYAIMLGIMIPLIFSASFLPDFLKQYPRYLPNRPDYNQAEIILNWPKTYTIAVYEFCYGISFVFIELFFRGFLIFCLLRYTGSSVIFAATSLYIFIHFDKPLGETIGSMFGGLILGVIASRTQNIWGGIAIHLGVAWLMELFALLQHYHYL
- the trhO gene encoding oxygen-dependent tRNA uridine(34) hydroxylase TrhO, giving the protein MESTKPYSVLLYYCYSPIEDPEAFREEHHLFCLENNIRGRIIVAKEGLNGTVSGLVADCEAYMNHVKSDPRFAKTDFKVEAHDKHAFSKLHVRYKPEIVHVGLPSIDPNQRTGIHLEPKEFRAMKDDEDVVILDVRSNYEHELGRFKNAVTLNIDNFREFPDKLAELEQYKDKKILTYCTGGIKCEKASAYLLENGFENVYQLHGGIIKYGMEAEGADFEGKCYVFDNRIAVDVNTANPTVISKCYVCGTPSDRMINCANEHCNNHIAMCEKCGWEMEGSCSAECKSQPDKRVYDGTGYYQKNTNHYNPYKGLVRRKKEVHE
- a CDS encoding ligand-binding sensor domain-containing protein, whose protein sequence is MRNFFGLLGFWLMLSLACKAQDERQLHSYFPHKHYTVNQGLASSTVYFTMQDSKGYLWIMTSSGVNRFDGQNFEYFSTDNGLSDNEVFKAYEDTQGRIWFLTYNGKLSYFFNNKFYNGNNTAFLAKAESPSQFTCIYEDKNNGDIWLGTFRNGIVRISGQQVQHYNVEVATSKMNVPCFFFRDKQGIICVQTYAGKMRFSSTNNLFRLYGERYKVGRKYYSVHEDEKASFYADSFSVHVEIGKYTYTVTDSVHFNFQNLNCFYIDPSDRLWIGTYNGVYVIENYQKPRHEQHRNHYLKGVEVGHFMRDHEGNLWCSTLNQGLYFFANKFDKINLYDQSTGLPSSKVTSLASCGEGMGLLVGFDNGQFGFWENKNLSLFQLKSPRQTNKIRQFVWAFGKLWIAADMGLYCWEGEDRPAVLKEVNSMKSILHDNQSLYSATSMGLSQYLPTPSGKDFRNYVLTNYPAAYTLCKGNNDTIWFATSKDLMYFDEASGQIGMSPLRFQSRITSILLLPDRSLLIGTAGLGLFQVQGQRIIKRVSVNNGLVSNVCNKLYMKDGRNIWGCTNNGLTHIQLAGKEWIISSITMAEGLPSNEINDVCADQHGNLYVATNNGLCHFSESDLKGLLPPPTLLISQVRIDDVLIKNPKKIALRTHENNLEFYFVGIAYRYANLVSYEYRLSRNGKDAPWITTTNGRLQLAELPHGDYVLQVRCRRFHSGWSNTEDVKFSIAAPFWLKWWFISLCSIALGILIWQIYTRRVSYLLIRERAKKMIQQRNHQLEQQALQLALKRDLLKQSSQTIQQLIKDDEKKQAYNSLNTFVNWVDTNINNSQQSFVTIAQEISTIQDFLELEKQRLGEQMSFQISISPKIDMDKMRIPPLILESYVDNAIQHGLAHKEKRGRINIVLERISENYLQIIIQDNGIGLEASRELYRAQGRLHKDTGLIVSRERIEQIRDTEGRHGSVSIEELKAPDNSVMGTVVVIQLPVRPIAL
- a CDS encoding MBL fold metallo-hydrolase, which produces MKLIFRRIMFITLAIVAVLALAVFIFLQQPLFGKAPADQRLERMKKSPHYRDGAFDNLMPTPQLTEGYSMPKILFDFFFNKSKTGRPPRPLPSVKTDLKQLPPNENVFVWFGHSSYYMQVDGLKFLIDPVFSNNASPIASSNTAFEGTNIYSVADLPEIDYLLISHDHYDHLDYATIKELKGKVKKIVCGLGVGEHLEYWGYAPESITELDWDETVNIDNQLKIHALPARHFSGRTFKRNNTLWIAMLLQTPTQKILVGGDSGFGNHFAEIGKKFAPIDWAIMENGQYNLAWQAIHSLPEETLKAAQLLQAKHVIPVHSSKFELALHAWDEPLNEITRLNAQYGLDLVTPKIGQVVRFTDEPQHFGQWWKEVK